Proteins from a single region of Pseudomonas quebecensis:
- a CDS encoding TadG family pilus assembly protein yields the protein MSPRIGCRQRGAISLMAAGTLAVALVFLLLAVDSGRLYLDKRKLQSIADTSALEAAGRGGLCSPTTTANDFARENAARNGFTVTGDSSRGLTVTCGTLVTNAGNIRVFNPDATKNEAVRVVATRSVMTSVVSGLWSLFSGGSASTQTQLSATAVAAYAPPVAQLSIRSNLGTVDSAKSDVLNLAMGRLLGGSLSLTAAGWNGLLNTNVNLLGYLDQLALTLNVKAGDYDALLSTAVSANELIDASVKVLQKNGAVATAVINDVIKVQAIAPSTRQLTVGQLLQIATGTSAAALNSNLQLFQLLQTTAQLSSSKNPVSAAVQLNIPLVGNVSVQTKIMEPPQLSAIGNPAKAKAGLNNVPPTDQIAVRTAQVRTLITVQAPVLNGVSSVATVLSGLRTPVSNLVKGLLNLNIPAAVGGLLCLVSCEITDVAISDTLSIYIEAGSAESHVTDYACATPASKSLTTQTSTSAATLGIGTISSTAFSSTAPVVVQPLRLVDFGKRSCAVLNLLCSPNRTPNVGGGLTVKALSTVGAQSGPLVFAPVAEMNATPTYLPAAGTSNIIGSLSATLSALQVTYVPPSGSVSSGALASVASTMNTIANSVISLVQGVLSPLLDPVVNSLLKSLGISLGNAEVGANLSCQMGRAYLVI from the coding sequence ATGTCTCCCCGAATCGGTTGCAGGCAGCGTGGTGCCATCAGCTTGATGGCGGCGGGTACCCTCGCGGTAGCCCTGGTCTTTTTATTGCTGGCGGTAGACAGCGGCCGCCTGTACCTGGACAAGCGCAAATTACAATCCATCGCCGACACCTCGGCCCTGGAAGCCGCCGGGCGCGGCGGCCTGTGCAGCCCCACCACCACAGCCAACGACTTCGCCAGGGAAAATGCCGCGCGCAACGGTTTCACGGTGACTGGCGACAGCAGCCGTGGCCTGACAGTGACGTGCGGTACGCTGGTCACCAATGCCGGTAATATCCGCGTCTTCAACCCGGATGCCACCAAGAACGAGGCCGTACGCGTGGTGGCGACCCGCAGCGTGATGACCAGCGTTGTCAGCGGCCTCTGGAGCCTGTTCAGCGGCGGTTCGGCATCCACCCAGACCCAACTCAGCGCCACCGCCGTGGCCGCCTACGCGCCGCCCGTGGCGCAACTGAGCATCCGCAGCAACCTGGGCACCGTCGATTCGGCAAAGTCAGATGTTTTGAACCTGGCGATGGGGCGCCTGCTGGGCGGCAGCCTGTCGCTGACCGCGGCAGGCTGGAACGGGCTGCTGAACACCAACGTCAACCTGCTCGGTTACCTTGATCAGTTGGCGCTTACCTTGAACGTGAAGGCGGGCGACTACGATGCGTTGCTCAGTACGGCGGTGTCCGCCAATGAGTTGATCGACGCGTCGGTGAAGGTCCTGCAAAAAAACGGCGCCGTGGCCACCGCCGTTATCAATGATGTGATCAAGGTTCAGGCGATTGCCCCCAGCACCCGGCAGTTGACGGTCGGGCAGTTGCTCCAAATCGCCACCGGTACGTCGGCTGCCGCTTTGAACAGCAACCTTCAACTGTTCCAACTGCTGCAAACCACCGCGCAATTGTCCAGCAGCAAGAACCCGGTGAGCGCAGCGGTGCAGTTGAATATTCCACTGGTAGGCAATGTATCGGTGCAGACCAAAATCATGGAGCCGCCGCAACTGTCGGCGATCGGCAACCCGGCGAAGGCCAAGGCGGGGCTTAATAATGTGCCGCCGACGGATCAGATAGCCGTGCGTACGGCGCAGGTGCGCACGCTGATAACGGTGCAGGCACCTGTCTTGAATGGAGTGTCTTCAGTCGCGACGGTACTGAGCGGGCTGCGTACACCGGTTTCGAACCTGGTGAAGGGCCTGTTGAATTTGAATATTCCAGCGGCGGTGGGTGGGCTCCTTTGTCTGGTCTCCTGCGAAATCACCGATGTGGCGATCAGCGATACGCTGTCGATCTACATCGAGGCCGGCAGTGCTGAAAGCCATGTCACGGATTACGCCTGCGCCACGCCGGCCAGTAAGTCTCTGACCACGCAGACCAGCACCTCCGCAGCAACGTTAGGCATCGGCACCATCAGTTCGACGGCGTTTTCCTCCACCGCGCCGGTGGTCGTGCAACCGCTGAGGCTGGTGGATTTCGGCAAGCGTTCGTGTGCGGTATTGAACTTGCTCTGCAGCCCCAACCGCACACCGAATGTGGGCGGTGGCCTGACGGTCAAAGCGCTGTCCACCGTGGGTGCCCAGTCCGGCCCGCTGGTATTTGCCCCCGTGGCGGAGATGAACGCCACGCCCACCTACCTCCCCGCGGCGGGCACGAGCAATATCATCGGCAGCCTGAGCGCGACATTGAGCGCTCTGCAGGTCACCTATGTGCCTCCCAGCGGCAGCGTGTCCAGCGGCGCGCTGGCGAGCGTGGCCAGCACGATGAACACCATTGCCAACTCGGTGATCTCGCTGGTTCAGGGCGTGCTGTCGCCGCTGCTTGACCCTGTCGTCAACAGCCTGCTCAAGTCCCTGGGCATCAGCCTGGGCAACGCCGAAGTCGGCGCCAACCTCAGTTGCCAGATGGGCCGCGCTTACCTGGTGATCTGA
- a CDS encoding PAS domain-containing sensor histidine kinase — protein sequence MKAGEHLFGRLLGRTAGADHTPTASGLQVQLDSRGQVMGLSAALRAQLGPSTVGGTRPHLRQLLCAGSTLSIEGNPAEWQHQSLDLDFQGAAGQVLHTRGWVEPDADGWVLRLLDVGDLLEGRQLAQDREQNHQLACRMSQQLRVCSLGRLPEVFNEHLRSLSQRWRIPCVAVALLDEEDQGWRIYSQYAAHDAPALWQTGQRLGTRLDSLNGNAPLRLDTARGRSDNPRLHSVFGDADGVLVPYRDGQGVAAWLLCGFYRGQPHTHDQDWLDLAAALAGPLLSRLREQHHHQQLERVEALQGLLGTGWWELLPATDEIQLAPQLLHSLSLEDGPTRQPLALWLELIHPADRQELHSRLHDLQTLGRPLLTGVRLQRSDTAQNPIWYRVQGQVLGEGRQRRWVGFMLDISDIKNQQVQAAAAHARLDNLIASAPAVIYVQRYVSGALHPVFFSDSLLPLLGWTLADCDHEHLPALIHADDRDLYFERTRQLLREGSVRSRYRVRDSQGHYHWLLDEAKLLRDDLGIPVEAVGLWLDVTEATLAAERIQQSEERYRILVEDSPAMICRYRPDLTLTFGNTPLAHYLECQPAQLPGLNLGHWLSDEQRRAFVQRIGRLTPEFPVSTAEISLALPGREHAWWVWSDRGVFDAHGTLLEVQAVGRDNTEVRRSQQQLTQSAKMATLGEMATGLAHEINQPLNVMRMAIVNVLKRLGDGNAEVAYLTEKLQRIDAQVQRATRVVDHMRVFGRRSEIEQRPFDPAQAVEGTLALLSEGLRGKGVELRVTAPDVAVQVNGHVDQLEQVLINLMVNARDALSSQREKNPQLRPWIALHCEHDSRHVCLWVEDNAGGIDPRLLERIFEPFFTTKPIGVGTGLGLSVSYGIVENMGGRLSVVNGEQGARFCVELPVAQITR from the coding sequence TTGAAGGCCGGAGAGCACCTGTTCGGGCGCTTGCTCGGCCGTACCGCTGGCGCCGATCACACGCCCACCGCCAGCGGCTTGCAGGTGCAGTTGGATTCGCGCGGCCAGGTCATGGGCCTGAGCGCGGCGCTGCGCGCGCAATTGGGCCCGAGCACCGTGGGCGGGACGCGCCCGCACCTGCGCCAATTACTGTGTGCCGGCAGCACCCTGAGTATCGAAGGCAACCCGGCCGAGTGGCAGCACCAGAGCCTGGACCTGGATTTTCAGGGGGCGGCCGGTCAGGTGCTGCACACCCGAGGGTGGGTCGAGCCCGATGCCGACGGCTGGGTCTTGCGCCTGCTGGATGTGGGCGATTTGCTCGAAGGTCGGCAACTGGCTCAGGACCGCGAACAGAACCATCAACTGGCCTGCCGAATGAGCCAGCAATTGCGCGTGTGCAGCCTTGGCCGCTTGCCCGAGGTGTTCAACGAGCACTTGCGCAGCCTGTCGCAACGCTGGCGCATCCCGTGTGTCGCCGTGGCATTGCTGGATGAAGAAGATCAGGGATGGCGAATCTACAGCCAATATGCGGCCCACGATGCACCAGCGTTGTGGCAGACCGGCCAGCGCCTGGGCACGCGTCTGGACAGCCTTAACGGCAACGCACCGTTGCGCCTGGACACGGCCCGGGGGCGCAGCGACAACCCACGCCTGCACAGCGTGTTCGGCGATGCCGACGGGGTGCTGGTGCCGTATCGGGACGGCCAGGGTGTCGCCGCCTGGCTGCTCTGCGGTTTCTACCGCGGCCAACCGCACACCCATGACCAGGATTGGCTGGACCTTGCCGCCGCGCTCGCCGGCCCGTTGCTCAGCCGCCTGCGCGAGCAACACCATCATCAGCAACTGGAGCGGGTCGAAGCCTTGCAAGGCCTGCTTGGCACCGGCTGGTGGGAACTGCTGCCCGCCACCGATGAAATCCAGCTGGCGCCGCAGTTGCTGCACAGCCTCAGCCTGGAGGACGGCCCGACCCGCCAGCCGCTGGCGCTGTGGCTGGAGCTGATCCACCCCGCCGACCGCCAGGAACTGCACAGCCGCCTGCACGACCTGCAGACCCTGGGCAGGCCGCTGCTGACCGGTGTGCGCCTGCAACGCAGCGACACCGCGCAGAATCCGATCTGGTATCGCGTGCAAGGCCAAGTGCTGGGCGAGGGCCGGCAGCGGCGCTGGGTCGGCTTCATGCTCGACATCAGCGACATCAAGAACCAGCAAGTGCAGGCCGCCGCCGCCCATGCGCGCCTGGACAACCTGATCGCCAGCGCCCCGGCGGTGATTTATGTGCAGCGCTACGTGAGCGGCGCGCTGCACCCCGTGTTCTTCAGCGACAGTTTGCTGCCCCTGCTCGGCTGGACCCTGGCCGACTGCGACCACGAGCACCTGCCCGCACTGATCCACGCCGACGACCGCGACCTTTACTTCGAGCGCACGCGCCAGTTGCTACGCGAGGGCAGCGTGCGCAGCCGCTACCGTGTGCGCGACAGCCAGGGCCATTACCACTGGCTGCTCGACGAGGCCAAACTTTTGCGCGACGACCTTGGCATACCGGTGGAGGCGGTGGGCCTGTGGCTGGACGTGACCGAAGCGACACTGGCCGCCGAGCGCATTCAGCAAAGCGAAGAGCGCTACCGCATCCTGGTGGAAGACTCGCCGGCGATGATCTGCCGTTACCGCCCGGACTTGACGCTGACCTTCGGCAACACGCCGTTGGCCCACTACCTCGAATGCCAACCCGCTCAATTACCGGGGCTGAACCTCGGCCATTGGCTGTCGGACGAACAGCGCCGAGCCTTTGTGCAGCGTATCGGCCGATTGACCCCGGAGTTTCCAGTGAGCACGGCGGAAATCAGCCTGGCGCTGCCGGGGCGCGAACATGCCTGGTGGGTGTGGTCCGACCGTGGCGTGTTCGATGCGCACGGCACGCTGCTGGAGGTACAGGCCGTGGGCCGCGACAACACCGAAGTGCGGCGCTCCCAGCAGCAACTGACCCAGAGCGCCAAGATGGCCACCCTCGGCGAAATGGCCACCGGCCTGGCCCACGAAATCAACCAGCCGCTGAATGTGATGCGCATGGCTATCGTCAACGTGCTCAAGCGCCTGGGCGACGGTAACGCCGAGGTGGCTTACCTCACCGAAAAACTGCAGCGCATCGACGCCCAGGTGCAACGCGCCACCCGCGTGGTGGACCACATGCGCGTATTCGGCCGCCGCTCGGAAATCGAACAGCGGCCCTTCGACCCGGCCCAGGCGGTGGAGGGCACCCTGGCGCTGCTCAGCGAAGGGCTGCGCGGCAAAGGCGTGGAACTGCGCGTCACCGCGCCGGACGTCGCGGTGCAGGTCAACGGTCATGTCGACCAGTTGGAGCAAGTGTTGATCAACCTGATGGTCAATGCCCGCGACGCGCTGTCGAGCCAGCGCGAAAAGAACCCGCAACTGCGCCCTTGGATCGCGCTGCATTGTGAGCACGACAGCCGACATGTGTGCCTCTGGGTGGAAGACAACGCCGGCGGTATCGACCCGCGTCTGCTGGAGCGGATTTTCGAACCGTTTTTCACCACCAAGCCGATCGGCGTGGGCACCGGGCTGGGCTTGTCGGTGAGCTACGGCATTGTGGAAAACATGGGCGGACGCCTGAGCGTGGTCAACGGCGAACAGGGCGCGCGGTTCTGCGTGGAATTGCCGGTGGCTCAGATCACCAGGTAA